The following proteins come from a genomic window of Ornithinimicrobium cryptoxanthini:
- a CDS encoding ABC transporter ATP-binding protein: MTTQIPLLQATGLTKSFDRHTVLHGIDLQVDHGEFLSVMGPSGSGKSTLLYTISGMDTISAGTVSFEGQDLTGMNQKQLARLRLTSMGFIFQHVHLLKNLCLLDNVVLPAYLAGLAPRDELNERALQLMERTGVAELADRDVSEASGGQLQRIGICRALINAPTILFGDEPTGALDSTAATEIMDILAELNADGMTLMLVTHDPRVAARTDRVLYMVDGQIVGDRRQGRHDGTDLDQRQTELSQWLATGERVGLAR; this comes from the coding sequence ATGACCACGCAGATCCCCCTCCTCCAGGCGACCGGACTGACCAAGTCCTTCGACCGGCATACCGTCCTGCACGGCATCGACCTGCAGGTCGACCACGGCGAGTTCCTCTCCGTGATGGGCCCGTCCGGGTCGGGCAAGTCCACGCTGCTCTACACCATCAGCGGCATGGACACGATCAGCGCCGGGACCGTGAGCTTCGAAGGGCAGGACCTGACGGGGATGAACCAGAAGCAGCTCGCGCGGCTGCGGCTGACCAGCATGGGGTTCATCTTCCAGCACGTCCACCTGCTCAAGAATCTGTGCCTGCTCGACAACGTGGTGCTGCCGGCCTACCTGGCCGGGCTCGCACCCCGCGACGAGCTCAACGAGCGGGCGCTGCAGCTGATGGAGCGCACCGGGGTCGCCGAGCTGGCGGACCGGGACGTCTCCGAGGCGTCCGGCGGACAGCTGCAGCGCATCGGCATCTGCCGCGCGCTGATCAACGCCCCGACCATTCTGTTCGGAGACGAACCGACCGGCGCGCTCGACTCCACCGCTGCCACCGAGATCATGGACATCCTCGCCGAGCTCAACGCCGACGGCATGACGCTCATGCTGGTCACCCACGACCCGCGGGTGGCGGCCCGCACCGACCGGGTGCTCTACATGGTCGACGGGCAGATCGTCGGCGACCGCCGCCAGGGACGGCACGACGGCACCGACCTCGACCAGCGCCAGACCGAGCTCAGCCAGTGGCTGGCCACCGGCGAACGGGTCGGGCTCGCGCGCTGA
- a CDS encoding FtsX-like permease family protein produces MYARMIVRDFRRNRGVTVILVVLMMLSVVLATASAGTLVRLVGASSDLMERADAPHVAQLHVGPFEQEQVDEWVAERPEVVHHQTMTLLGIDGANLFFDGVVQTDNIQQNSLVVPNTERDLLLDLDNEPITAVETGAILLPVIYQVEAGLEVGDPVVITAPDGFVKELTIAGFARDSIMNPAVTSSKRLAVSPVDLAEVAEHTGETEQLIEFWLADPGTQSATFQKAYQDSEMPAAGQMVDSAAFLMFTMIGDGMVAAVVILVAALLLVVGLLCLRFSFLTAAEQDYREIGVLKAIGVPGRGVKRIYLTKYALLAGIATALGLPIGLALTPLLTRNITRYMGSVPSIWNWVAPVLAALAVLTVLVLFVVVLLHRFNKISAVTALSAGSTGRQSRARMRLHRSRAPVQFRLGLMDVVGRAPTYLLLFLVFAVSTFIIIVPISSASTASAPGFINYMGTGQVDLRIDLRHSEPASAEQFVGAVEELEADPEVTEVVPLVTTRNDTVDADGNSVGLYVENGDHTLLPLAYAEGRAPADGTEIALSLLAMNQAGRQVGDTLPVQVGTEVRELAVVGSYQDVTNGGKTAKSVLPTDADDIMWYTVGVELAPEADRGAKVAAYSDQLAPAKVADIEQWRIQTLGPIAQQITVTAVVSAVVALALAALMTALFTRMLLARDAGQIAVQRAVGADDQGLRRQYLSRVLLVLLLGVLVGTVAANTLGEGLFNLMFEGLFGGFESLGQRTSRIAFAVSPLLTYVLLPAALFAAVALTTGASSRSISDARISTLTTE; encoded by the coding sequence GTGTACGCCCGCATGATCGTCCGTGACTTCCGCCGCAACCGCGGCGTCACCGTCATACTCGTCGTGCTCATGATGCTCTCGGTGGTCCTGGCCACCGCGAGCGCCGGGACCCTGGTCCGGCTCGTCGGAGCCTCGAGTGACCTGATGGAGCGAGCCGACGCCCCGCACGTGGCCCAGTTGCACGTGGGGCCGTTTGAGCAGGAGCAGGTCGACGAGTGGGTGGCCGAGCGGCCGGAGGTCGTGCACCACCAGACCATGACCCTGCTCGGCATCGACGGGGCCAACCTGTTCTTCGATGGCGTGGTGCAGACCGACAACATCCAGCAGAACTCGCTGGTGGTGCCCAACACGGAGCGGGACCTGCTGCTCGACCTGGACAACGAGCCGATCACCGCGGTCGAGACCGGGGCGATCCTGCTGCCGGTCATCTATCAGGTGGAGGCCGGGCTCGAGGTCGGGGACCCCGTCGTGATCACCGCCCCTGACGGGTTCGTCAAGGAGCTCACCATCGCCGGCTTCGCCCGTGACTCGATCATGAACCCCGCGGTGACCAGCTCGAAGCGACTCGCGGTGTCACCGGTCGACCTGGCGGAGGTCGCCGAGCACACCGGCGAGACCGAGCAGCTCATCGAGTTCTGGCTGGCCGATCCCGGCACCCAGAGCGCGACCTTCCAGAAGGCCTACCAGGACTCCGAGATGCCGGCGGCGGGCCAGATGGTCGACTCCGCGGCCTTCCTCATGTTCACGATGATCGGCGACGGCATGGTGGCCGCGGTCGTGATCCTGGTGGCCGCCCTGCTCCTGGTCGTCGGGCTGCTGTGCCTGCGGTTCTCCTTCCTCACCGCCGCCGAGCAGGACTACCGCGAGATCGGCGTCCTCAAGGCGATCGGGGTCCCCGGGCGCGGGGTGAAGCGGATCTACCTGACCAAGTACGCGCTGCTGGCCGGGATCGCCACGGCGCTCGGGCTGCCCATCGGCCTGGCCCTGACGCCCCTGCTCACCCGCAACATCACCCGCTACATGGGTTCGGTCCCGAGCATCTGGAACTGGGTGGCGCCCGTCCTGGCGGCCCTGGCCGTGCTGACCGTCCTCGTGCTGTTCGTGGTCGTGCTGCTGCACCGGTTCAACAAGATCAGCGCCGTCACCGCGCTCAGCGCGGGCAGCACCGGCCGGCAGTCCCGCGCCCGGATGCGGCTCCACCGCTCGCGGGCGCCGGTGCAGTTCCGGCTCGGGCTGATGGACGTCGTGGGCCGCGCACCGACCTACCTGCTGCTCTTCCTCGTCTTCGCGGTGAGCACGTTCATCATCATCGTGCCGATCAGCTCGGCCAGCACCGCCAGCGCCCCCGGGTTCATCAACTACATGGGGACCGGTCAGGTCGACCTGCGGATCGACCTGCGGCACAGCGAGCCAGCGTCTGCCGAGCAGTTCGTCGGGGCCGTCGAGGAGCTGGAGGCAGACCCCGAGGTGACCGAGGTTGTCCCGTTGGTCACCACCCGCAACGACACCGTCGACGCGGACGGCAACAGCGTCGGTCTGTATGTCGAGAACGGCGACCACACCCTGCTCCCGCTGGCGTATGCCGAGGGGCGGGCCCCCGCGGACGGCACCGAGATCGCGCTGTCACTGCTGGCGATGAACCAGGCCGGTCGCCAGGTCGGGGACACCCTCCCCGTCCAGGTCGGGACCGAGGTCCGCGAGCTGGCGGTGGTCGGCAGCTACCAGGACGTCACCAACGGGGGCAAGACCGCCAAGTCCGTCCTGCCCACCGACGCGGACGACATCATGTGGTACACCGTCGGCGTCGAGCTCGCCCCGGAGGCGGACCGCGGGGCGAAGGTCGCGGCATACTCCGACCAGCTCGCCCCGGCGAAGGTCGCTGACATCGAGCAGTGGCGGATCCAGACCCTCGGCCCGATCGCCCAGCAGATCACGGTCACCGCGGTCGTCTCGGCCGTCGTGGCACTGGCGCTCGCGGCGCTCATGACAGCCCTGTTCACCCGGATGCTGCTGGCCCGGGACGCTGGCCAGATCGCTGTCCAGCGCGCGGTGGGCGCCGACGACCAGGGCCTGCGACGGCAATACCTGAGCAGGGTCCTGCTGGTGCTCCTGCTGGGTGTCCTCGTCGGCACTGTGGCGGCCAACACGCTGGGTGAGGGGCTGTTCAACTTGATGTTCGAGGGCCTGTTCGGCGGCTTCGAGTCGCTGGGTCAGCGCACCAGCCGCATCGCCTTCGCGGTGAGCCCCCTGCTCACCTACGTCCTGCTGCCCGCAGCGCTGTTCGCGGCCGTGGCCCTGACCACAGGCGCTAGCTCACGCTCCATCTCCGACGCCCGCATCTCCACCCTCACCACCGAATAG